A section of the Lineus longissimus chromosome 1, tnLinLong1.2, whole genome shotgun sequence genome encodes:
- the LOC135493598 gene encoding BAI1-associated protein 3-like isoform X1, which yields MSRRGQHRPVRTLSIQRQPSTEEDSRGDVKYSFLPAELGNPKVQESDGSFFESFTALSWKQENRRLRAANEDEKEADKAPPSELLFGPRQKIHRLQDKEFELLYIEVLYTIKHKIGTTSGGHLPFIRDLYLYAQDAFGISPEEHARLLAKASEEKAPIVILNCTVVEGKDLEAKDANGFSDPYCMLGIMPGRKASAARLDINEGGTYSSDEELKPKEKRSALKKFSQSIKRKKEKHTVVKDILPAKYIKSTTVQPCTLNPNWNEKFRFDLDDPKSDRLHLDIWDHDEEVSVFDAASKLNEIQSLKGLGRVFKQIAQSARAGEDGAVDDFLGCVNVPLDCIPSTGIDKFFDLEGRSNRSNVQGQIRLKLNLATREDRGVSEEDNWTDIKQHEDLYCIFIEHEIRKYQDAKYRWDGELPQAAQTILHQHAIQGDITEVQRAMCRWAAYSKKHLEHPFDYEVLYRLLEDLDSVWEPSALSREEDKDEEGNEEEKERNAKKSPYGTNRPRKTQEESLAESFNLFIEFCLGLLRKLRQVFPAANRAAQVRLDFMLRCLAKIYQMSVFRKCCPFQKELHSEIVAVLKKGNLEWYEKQYSITRPQTNVKGEDEIVVSLSELTNIINTDCQKSLLYYDKSFEKIGNVKYFGVLYKQLEKMISDDISAGLEEELGDDVNKEMDGVKLPKRPPSASDQAELDCPGAHQQGTQLFELYLALQEFTKFRENLPASERKSLAVSQHYEWFKPAVERWLPMAKHKLMQRIKKAVELDKIFRDRSSHIEMSEVESGVKHSTSAVDVSCCFGQIIEFWRQLSWPDLPTAYPFITKITDDMCVGATYYADLIHGKLKNAGYYDEVGQFDVTEQRKLDLQLCITINNIEQVRRALKPLPEALQFAEVLRAMERVKGEKAFKQARQSLMGIIRGADDEMVKKIKQVVDRVADKMRPDLKKDVFHLCWAPESVPAEDAIGDLMTYLDSNLLTLNTNLLRTNFDRILHSIWVECLEELRDVITADASEEDRTKQFYRRMYDSLSILVEFFHANEKGLKMSIIKGPEYVAVERLLRFNKADTGELESMYFIEHLQLQKETETTKFGTLSTRVYYNFDAEILCVEVLSAKDVIPLDTNAECNEGEKRGLSDPFVMIELCPSSVFPNQTVQKTRIIKKTLHPLFDESFEFNVTADQCKESGAVVLFTVMDHDIMFTNDFAGEVVLSLNNIPGVNGEEVTGFNALKSTTSPLIQVKEKGFGPLAILEQRATDPKAQEFVKKRRAIEAKVAT from the exons GATGAGAAGGAGGCAGACAAAGCACCGCCGTCGGAGTTGCTATTTGGACCACGACAAAAGATTCATCGCTTACAGGATAAGGAG TTCGAACTCCTATACATTGAGGTGCTGTACACAATAAAACATAAGATTGGAACCACGAGTGGTGGTCATCTGCCTTTTATCCGGGATCTCTACCTCTATGCCCAAGATGCCTTTGGTATATCTCCCGAGGAGCATGCAAGGTTACTGGCGAAAGCTAGTGAGGAAAAG GCGCCAATTGTCATTTTGAATTGTACAGTTGTTGAGGGAAAGGACCTTGAGGCTAAAGATGCAAATG GCTTCAGCGACCCCTACTGCATGCTAGGTATCATGCCTGGTCGCAAGGCCTCAGCCGCCCGCCTAGATATCAACGAAGGAGGCACATATTCATCGGACGAGGAGCTAAAACCAAAAGAAAAGAGAAGTGCCCTCAAGAAGTTCTCTCAAAGcataaaaagaaaaaaggagAAACACACTGTCGTTAAAGACATCTTACCAGCCAAGTATATCAAGTCCACCACGGTGCAGCCATGTACCCTGAATCCAAACTGGAATGAAAAGTTTAGATT CGATTTAGATGACCCTAAGTCGGACAGACTTCATCTTGATATCTG GGACCACGATGAGGAGGTGTCCGTATTCGATGCTGCCAGCAAACTGAATGAGATCCAGAGCTTGAAAGGCCTCGGGAGGGTGTTCAAGCAGATTGCCCAGTCAGCGCGAGCCGGTGAAGATGGTGCCGTTGATGACTTCTTAGGTTGTGTTAACGTACCACTCGAT TGTATTCCATCAACAGGTATTGACAAGTTCTTTGACCTCGAAGGTCGATCCAATAGGTCAAATGTTCAAGGTCAGATCCGCCTGAAGTTGAACCTTGCCACCAGGGAGGACAGGGGAGTTTCTGAAGAGGATAACTGGACGGATATCAAACAGCATGAAGATCTTTACTGTATCTTTATTGAACACGAGATAAGGAAATACCAG GATGCAAAATACAGATGGGATGGGGAGTTACCCCAGGCGGCGCAGACTATCCTTCACCAACATGCCATACAGGGAGACATTACTGAAGTGCAAAGGGCCATGTG TCGCTGGGCGGCCTACAGCAAAAAGCATCTGGAACACCCCTTTGACTATGAGGTGCTGTACAGGCTGCTGGAAGATTTGGATTCAGTCTGGGAGCCTAGTGCACTATCCAGGGAAGAG GACAAGGACGAGGAAGGCAATGAGgaagagaaagaaagaaatgcAAAA AAATCGCCATACGGTACGAATCGACCAAGAAAGACTCAA GAAGAATCTCTGGCTGAGTCTTTTAATCTATTCATTGAGTTCTGCCTTGGCCTATTACGCAAGCTTCGTCAAGTGTTCCCGGCAGCCAACAGAGCAGCACAAGTCAGGCTAGATTTCATGCTGAG GTGCCTTGCTAAAATATACCAGATGAGTGTGTTCCGCAAGTGCTGTCCATTCCAGAAAGAGCTGCATTCGGAAATTGTGGCAGTTTTAAAG AAAGGAAACCTTGAATGGTATGAGAAACAGTATTCTATCACACGACCACAGACGAATGTTAAG GGTGAAGATGAGATTGTCGTGTCCCTGTCTGAGCTGACCAACATTATCAACACAGACTGCCAGAAGTCTCTCCTTTACTATGACAAATCCTTTGAAAA AATCGGCAATGTGAAATATTTTGGCGTTCTCTACAAGCAATTGGAGAAAATG ATCTCTGATGATATCAGCGCCGGCCTTGAAGAAGAG CTTGGTGATGACGTAAACAAAGAGATGGACGGTGTAAAATTGCCCAAAAGACCGCCATCTGCATCCGACCAGGCGGAGTTAGATTGCCCCGGGGCCCATCAGCAAGGCACGCAGTTATTTGAGCTATACTTGGCTCTGCAAGAATTCACAAAATTCAGGGAAAATCTCCCTGCGAG TGAAAGAAAATCGTTGGCGGTGTCCCAACATTACGAATGGTTTAAACCAGCCGTGGAAAGATGGTTGCCGATGGCCAAACACAAACTGATGCAAAGGATCAAGAAAGCAGTAGAGTTGGACAAG ATATTCAGAGATAGATCTTCACACATCGAG ATGTCTGAAGTGGAATCGGGGGTGAAACACAGCACATCCGCAGTTGACGTCTCTTGCTGCTTCGGGCAGATCATTGAGTTCTGGAGGCAGCTCTCCTGGCCAGATCTACCCACCGCATATCCATTTATTACAAAGATCACCGAC GATATGTGTGTGGGTGCAACATACTATGCTGACCTTATCCACGGCAAGCTGAAAAACGCTGGATATTACGATGAAGTTGGGCAGTTTGATGTCACTGAACAG AGAAAGCTTGATCTCCAG CTTTGCATAACCATCAACAACATAGAACAAGTGCGCAGGGCCCTGAAACCCTTGCCAGAGGCCCTTCAGTTTGCTGAGGTGTTAAGGGCGATGGAGCGTGTCAAAGGAGAGAAGGCATTCAAACAGGCAAGACAGTCCCTGATGGGTATTATCAGGGGTGCTGATGATGAGATGGTGAAAAAGATCAAACAAGTGGTTGACAGGGTGGCCGATAAG ATGCGGCCAGACCTCAAGAAGGACGTGTTCCACTTATGCTGGGCGCCTGAATCGGTTCCTGCTGAAGAT GCAATTGGTGATCTGATGACCTATCTGGATAGTAATCTCCTTACATTAAATACGAATCTCCTTAGGACCAACTTCGACCGTATATTACACTCAATCTGGGTGGAGTGTCTGGAGGAATTGCGTGACGTCATTACAGCTGACGCTTCAGAAGAAGAT CGAACAAAGCAATTCTACAGACGGATGTATGATTCACTGTCAATTCTTGTTGAATTCTTCCACGCCAACGAGAAAGGTCTGAAGATGTCGATCATAAAGGGACCAGAATATGTG GCGGTTGAGCGACTACTGCGTTTCAATAAAGCAGATACTGGAGAACTCGAATCCATGTATTTCATAGAACATTTACAATTACag AAAGAAACGGAGACAACCAAGTTTGGTACTCTCAGCACACGTGTCTATTACAACTTCGATGCTGAAATTCTGTGTGTTGAAGTACTCAGTGCTAAAGATGTCATTCCATTGGACACGAACG CTGAATGCAACGAGGGCGAGAAAAGAG GCCTGAGTGACCCTTTCGTCATGATCGAGTTGTGTCCCTCCTCAGTGTTTCCTAACCAAACGGTACAGAAGACACGCATCATCAAGAAGACATTACATCCACTTTTCGATGAATCGTTTGAGTT CAATGTAACTGCTGATCAGTGTAAAGAGTCCGGTGCCGTGGTTCTGTTCACTGTCATGGATCATGATATCATGTTCACTAATGACTTCGCCGGCGAGGTTGTTCTCTCTTTGAATAACATTCCAGGTGTCAATGGGGAGGAGGTGACAGGATTCAATGCCCTGAAGTCTACCACGAGTCCTCTGATACAGGTCAAGGAAAAAG GTTTTGGACCTTTAGCTATTCTTGAGCAAAGAGCGACGGATCCAAAGGCACAAGAATTCGTGAAGAAGCGAAGAGCAATTGAAGCCAAAGTTGCAACATAG
- the LOC135493598 gene encoding BAI1-associated protein 3-like isoform X2 — protein sequence MSRRGQHRPVRTLSIQRQPSTEEDSRGDVKYSFLPAELGNPKVQESDGSFFESFTALSWKQENRRLRAANEDEKEADKAPPSELLFGPRQKIHRLQDKEFELLYIEVLYTIKHKIGTTSGGHLPFIRDLYLYAQDAFGISPEEHARLLAKASEEKAPIVILNCTVVEGKDLEAKDANGFSDPYCMLGIMPGRKASAARLDINEGGTYSSDEELKPKEKRSALKKFSQSIKRKKEKHTVVKDILPAKYIKSTTVQPCTLNPNWNEKFRFDLDDPKSDRLHLDIWDHDEEVSVFDAASKLNEIQSLKGLGRVFKQIAQSARAGEDGAVDDFLGCVNVPLDCIPSTGIDKFFDLEGRSNRSNVQGQIRLKLNLATREDRGVSEEDNWTDIKQHEDLYCIFIEHEIRKYQDAKYRWDGELPQAAQTILHQHAIQGDITEVQRAMCRWAAYSKKHLEHPFDYEVLYRLLEDLDSVWEPSALSREEDKDEEGNEEEKERNAKKSPYGTNRPRKTQEESLAESFNLFIEFCLGLLRKLRQVFPAANRAAQVRLDFMLRCLAKIYQMSVFRKCCPFQKELHSEIVAVLKKGNLEWYEKQYSITRPQTNVKGEDEIVVSLSELTNIINTDCQKSLLYYDKSFEKIGNVKYFGVLYKQLEKMISDDISAGLEEELGDDVNKEMDGVKLPKRPPSASDQAELDCPGAHQQGTQLFELYLALQEFTKFRENLPASERKSLAVSQHYEWFKPAVERWLPMAKHKLMQRIKKAVELDKEIRHEMSEVESGVKHSTSAVDVSCCFGQIIEFWRQLSWPDLPTAYPFITKITDDMCVGATYYADLIHGKLKNAGYYDEVGQFDVTEQRKLDLQLCITINNIEQVRRALKPLPEALQFAEVLRAMERVKGEKAFKQARQSLMGIIRGADDEMVKKIKQVVDRVADKMRPDLKKDVFHLCWAPESVPAEDAIGDLMTYLDSNLLTLNTNLLRTNFDRILHSIWVECLEELRDVITADASEEDRTKQFYRRMYDSLSILVEFFHANEKGLKMSIIKGPEYVAVERLLRFNKADTGELESMYFIEHLQLQKETETTKFGTLSTRVYYNFDAEILCVEVLSAKDVIPLDTNAECNEGEKRGLSDPFVMIELCPSSVFPNQTVQKTRIIKKTLHPLFDESFEFNVTADQCKESGAVVLFTVMDHDIMFTNDFAGEVVLSLNNIPGVNGEEVTGFNALKSTTSPLIQVKEKGFGPLAILEQRATDPKAQEFVKKRRAIEAKVAT from the exons GATGAGAAGGAGGCAGACAAAGCACCGCCGTCGGAGTTGCTATTTGGACCACGACAAAAGATTCATCGCTTACAGGATAAGGAG TTCGAACTCCTATACATTGAGGTGCTGTACACAATAAAACATAAGATTGGAACCACGAGTGGTGGTCATCTGCCTTTTATCCGGGATCTCTACCTCTATGCCCAAGATGCCTTTGGTATATCTCCCGAGGAGCATGCAAGGTTACTGGCGAAAGCTAGTGAGGAAAAG GCGCCAATTGTCATTTTGAATTGTACAGTTGTTGAGGGAAAGGACCTTGAGGCTAAAGATGCAAATG GCTTCAGCGACCCCTACTGCATGCTAGGTATCATGCCTGGTCGCAAGGCCTCAGCCGCCCGCCTAGATATCAACGAAGGAGGCACATATTCATCGGACGAGGAGCTAAAACCAAAAGAAAAGAGAAGTGCCCTCAAGAAGTTCTCTCAAAGcataaaaagaaaaaaggagAAACACACTGTCGTTAAAGACATCTTACCAGCCAAGTATATCAAGTCCACCACGGTGCAGCCATGTACCCTGAATCCAAACTGGAATGAAAAGTTTAGATT CGATTTAGATGACCCTAAGTCGGACAGACTTCATCTTGATATCTG GGACCACGATGAGGAGGTGTCCGTATTCGATGCTGCCAGCAAACTGAATGAGATCCAGAGCTTGAAAGGCCTCGGGAGGGTGTTCAAGCAGATTGCCCAGTCAGCGCGAGCCGGTGAAGATGGTGCCGTTGATGACTTCTTAGGTTGTGTTAACGTACCACTCGAT TGTATTCCATCAACAGGTATTGACAAGTTCTTTGACCTCGAAGGTCGATCCAATAGGTCAAATGTTCAAGGTCAGATCCGCCTGAAGTTGAACCTTGCCACCAGGGAGGACAGGGGAGTTTCTGAAGAGGATAACTGGACGGATATCAAACAGCATGAAGATCTTTACTGTATCTTTATTGAACACGAGATAAGGAAATACCAG GATGCAAAATACAGATGGGATGGGGAGTTACCCCAGGCGGCGCAGACTATCCTTCACCAACATGCCATACAGGGAGACATTACTGAAGTGCAAAGGGCCATGTG TCGCTGGGCGGCCTACAGCAAAAAGCATCTGGAACACCCCTTTGACTATGAGGTGCTGTACAGGCTGCTGGAAGATTTGGATTCAGTCTGGGAGCCTAGTGCACTATCCAGGGAAGAG GACAAGGACGAGGAAGGCAATGAGgaagagaaagaaagaaatgcAAAA AAATCGCCATACGGTACGAATCGACCAAGAAAGACTCAA GAAGAATCTCTGGCTGAGTCTTTTAATCTATTCATTGAGTTCTGCCTTGGCCTATTACGCAAGCTTCGTCAAGTGTTCCCGGCAGCCAACAGAGCAGCACAAGTCAGGCTAGATTTCATGCTGAG GTGCCTTGCTAAAATATACCAGATGAGTGTGTTCCGCAAGTGCTGTCCATTCCAGAAAGAGCTGCATTCGGAAATTGTGGCAGTTTTAAAG AAAGGAAACCTTGAATGGTATGAGAAACAGTATTCTATCACACGACCACAGACGAATGTTAAG GGTGAAGATGAGATTGTCGTGTCCCTGTCTGAGCTGACCAACATTATCAACACAGACTGCCAGAAGTCTCTCCTTTACTATGACAAATCCTTTGAAAA AATCGGCAATGTGAAATATTTTGGCGTTCTCTACAAGCAATTGGAGAAAATG ATCTCTGATGATATCAGCGCCGGCCTTGAAGAAGAG CTTGGTGATGACGTAAACAAAGAGATGGACGGTGTAAAATTGCCCAAAAGACCGCCATCTGCATCCGACCAGGCGGAGTTAGATTGCCCCGGGGCCCATCAGCAAGGCACGCAGTTATTTGAGCTATACTTGGCTCTGCAAGAATTCACAAAATTCAGGGAAAATCTCCCTGCGAG TGAAAGAAAATCGTTGGCGGTGTCCCAACATTACGAATGGTTTAAACCAGCCGTGGAAAGATGGTTGCCGATGGCCAAACACAAACTGATGCAAAGGATCAAGAAAGCAGTAGAGTTGGACAAG GAAATCAGACACGAG ATGTCTGAAGTGGAATCGGGGGTGAAACACAGCACATCCGCAGTTGACGTCTCTTGCTGCTTCGGGCAGATCATTGAGTTCTGGAGGCAGCTCTCCTGGCCAGATCTACCCACCGCATATCCATTTATTACAAAGATCACCGAC GATATGTGTGTGGGTGCAACATACTATGCTGACCTTATCCACGGCAAGCTGAAAAACGCTGGATATTACGATGAAGTTGGGCAGTTTGATGTCACTGAACAG AGAAAGCTTGATCTCCAG CTTTGCATAACCATCAACAACATAGAACAAGTGCGCAGGGCCCTGAAACCCTTGCCAGAGGCCCTTCAGTTTGCTGAGGTGTTAAGGGCGATGGAGCGTGTCAAAGGAGAGAAGGCATTCAAACAGGCAAGACAGTCCCTGATGGGTATTATCAGGGGTGCTGATGATGAGATGGTGAAAAAGATCAAACAAGTGGTTGACAGGGTGGCCGATAAG ATGCGGCCAGACCTCAAGAAGGACGTGTTCCACTTATGCTGGGCGCCTGAATCGGTTCCTGCTGAAGAT GCAATTGGTGATCTGATGACCTATCTGGATAGTAATCTCCTTACATTAAATACGAATCTCCTTAGGACCAACTTCGACCGTATATTACACTCAATCTGGGTGGAGTGTCTGGAGGAATTGCGTGACGTCATTACAGCTGACGCTTCAGAAGAAGAT CGAACAAAGCAATTCTACAGACGGATGTATGATTCACTGTCAATTCTTGTTGAATTCTTCCACGCCAACGAGAAAGGTCTGAAGATGTCGATCATAAAGGGACCAGAATATGTG GCGGTTGAGCGACTACTGCGTTTCAATAAAGCAGATACTGGAGAACTCGAATCCATGTATTTCATAGAACATTTACAATTACag AAAGAAACGGAGACAACCAAGTTTGGTACTCTCAGCACACGTGTCTATTACAACTTCGATGCTGAAATTCTGTGTGTTGAAGTACTCAGTGCTAAAGATGTCATTCCATTGGACACGAACG CTGAATGCAACGAGGGCGAGAAAAGAG GCCTGAGTGACCCTTTCGTCATGATCGAGTTGTGTCCCTCCTCAGTGTTTCCTAACCAAACGGTACAGAAGACACGCATCATCAAGAAGACATTACATCCACTTTTCGATGAATCGTTTGAGTT CAATGTAACTGCTGATCAGTGTAAAGAGTCCGGTGCCGTGGTTCTGTTCACTGTCATGGATCATGATATCATGTTCACTAATGACTTCGCCGGCGAGGTTGTTCTCTCTTTGAATAACATTCCAGGTGTCAATGGGGAGGAGGTGACAGGATTCAATGCCCTGAAGTCTACCACGAGTCCTCTGATACAGGTCAAGGAAAAAG GTTTTGGACCTTTAGCTATTCTTGAGCAAAGAGCGACGGATCCAAAGGCACAAGAATTCGTGAAGAAGCGAAGAGCAATTGAAGCCAAAGTTGCAACATAG
- the LOC135493598 gene encoding BAI1-associated protein 3-like isoform X9 yields the protein MSRRGQHRPVRTLSIQRQPSTEEDSRGDVKYSFLPAELGNPKVQESDGSFFESFTALSWKQENRRLRAANEDEKEADKAPPSELLFGPRQKIHRLQDKEFELLYIEVLYTIKHKIGTTSGGHLPFIRDLYLYAQDAFGISPEEHARLLAKASEEKAPIVILNCTVVEGKDLEAKDANGFSDPYCMLGIMPGRKASAARLDINEGGTYSSDEELKPKEKRSALKKFSQSIKRKKEKHTVVKDILPAKYIKSTTVQPCTLNPNWNEKFRFDLDDPKSDRLHLDIWDHDEEVSVFDAASKLNEIQSLKGLGRVFKQIAQSARAGEDGAVDDFLGCVNVPLDCIPSTGIDKFFDLEGRSNRSNVQGQIRLKLNLATREDRGVSEEDNWTDIKQHEDLYCIFIEHEIRKYQDAKYRWDGELPQAAQTILHQHAIQGDITEVQRAMCRWAAYSKKHLEHPFDYEVLYRLLEDLDSVWEPSALSREEEESLAESFNLFIEFCLGLLRKLRQVFPAANRAAQVRLDFMLRCLAKIYQMSVFRKCCPFQKELHSEIVAVLKKGNLEWYEKQYSITRPQTNVKGEDEIVVSLSELTNIINTDCQKSLLYYDKSFEKIGNVKYFGVLYKQLEKMISDDISAGLEEELGDDVNKEMDGVKLPKRPPSASDQAELDCPGAHQQGTQLFELYLALQEFTKFRENLPASERKSLAVSQHYEWFKPAVERWLPMAKHKLMQRIKKAVELDKIFRDRSSHIEMSEVESGVKHSTSAVDVSCCFGQIIEFWRQLSWPDLPTAYPFITKITDDMCVGATYYADLIHGKLKNAGYYDEVGQFDVTEQRKLDLQLCITINNIEQVRRALKPLPEALQFAEVLRAMERVKGEKAFKQARQSLMGIIRGADDEMVKKIKQVVDRVADKMRPDLKKDVFHLCWAPESVPAEDAIGDLMTYLDSNLLTLNTNLLRTNFDRILHSIWVECLEELRDVITADASEEDRTKQFYRRMYDSLSILVEFFHANEKGLKMSIIKGPEYVAVERLLRFNKADTGELESMYFIEHLQLQKETETTKFGTLSTRVYYNFDAEILCVEVLSAKDVIPLDTNAECNEGEKRGLSDPFVMIELCPSSVFPNQTVQKTRIIKKTLHPLFDESFEFNVTADQCKESGAVVLFTVMDHDIMFTNDFAGEVVLSLNNIPGVNGEEVTGFNALKSTTSPLIQVKEKGFGPLAILEQRATDPKAQEFVKKRRAIEAKVAT from the exons GATGAGAAGGAGGCAGACAAAGCACCGCCGTCGGAGTTGCTATTTGGACCACGACAAAAGATTCATCGCTTACAGGATAAGGAG TTCGAACTCCTATACATTGAGGTGCTGTACACAATAAAACATAAGATTGGAACCACGAGTGGTGGTCATCTGCCTTTTATCCGGGATCTCTACCTCTATGCCCAAGATGCCTTTGGTATATCTCCCGAGGAGCATGCAAGGTTACTGGCGAAAGCTAGTGAGGAAAAG GCGCCAATTGTCATTTTGAATTGTACAGTTGTTGAGGGAAAGGACCTTGAGGCTAAAGATGCAAATG GCTTCAGCGACCCCTACTGCATGCTAGGTATCATGCCTGGTCGCAAGGCCTCAGCCGCCCGCCTAGATATCAACGAAGGAGGCACATATTCATCGGACGAGGAGCTAAAACCAAAAGAAAAGAGAAGTGCCCTCAAGAAGTTCTCTCAAAGcataaaaagaaaaaaggagAAACACACTGTCGTTAAAGACATCTTACCAGCCAAGTATATCAAGTCCACCACGGTGCAGCCATGTACCCTGAATCCAAACTGGAATGAAAAGTTTAGATT CGATTTAGATGACCCTAAGTCGGACAGACTTCATCTTGATATCTG GGACCACGATGAGGAGGTGTCCGTATTCGATGCTGCCAGCAAACTGAATGAGATCCAGAGCTTGAAAGGCCTCGGGAGGGTGTTCAAGCAGATTGCCCAGTCAGCGCGAGCCGGTGAAGATGGTGCCGTTGATGACTTCTTAGGTTGTGTTAACGTACCACTCGAT TGTATTCCATCAACAGGTATTGACAAGTTCTTTGACCTCGAAGGTCGATCCAATAGGTCAAATGTTCAAGGTCAGATCCGCCTGAAGTTGAACCTTGCCACCAGGGAGGACAGGGGAGTTTCTGAAGAGGATAACTGGACGGATATCAAACAGCATGAAGATCTTTACTGTATCTTTATTGAACACGAGATAAGGAAATACCAG GATGCAAAATACAGATGGGATGGGGAGTTACCCCAGGCGGCGCAGACTATCCTTCACCAACATGCCATACAGGGAGACATTACTGAAGTGCAAAGGGCCATGTG TCGCTGGGCGGCCTACAGCAAAAAGCATCTGGAACACCCCTTTGACTATGAGGTGCTGTACAGGCTGCTGGAAGATTTGGATTCAGTCTGGGAGCCTAGTGCACTATCCAGGGAAGAG GAAGAATCTCTGGCTGAGTCTTTTAATCTATTCATTGAGTTCTGCCTTGGCCTATTACGCAAGCTTCGTCAAGTGTTCCCGGCAGCCAACAGAGCAGCACAAGTCAGGCTAGATTTCATGCTGAG GTGCCTTGCTAAAATATACCAGATGAGTGTGTTCCGCAAGTGCTGTCCATTCCAGAAAGAGCTGCATTCGGAAATTGTGGCAGTTTTAAAG AAAGGAAACCTTGAATGGTATGAGAAACAGTATTCTATCACACGACCACAGACGAATGTTAAG GGTGAAGATGAGATTGTCGTGTCCCTGTCTGAGCTGACCAACATTATCAACACAGACTGCCAGAAGTCTCTCCTTTACTATGACAAATCCTTTGAAAA AATCGGCAATGTGAAATATTTTGGCGTTCTCTACAAGCAATTGGAGAAAATG ATCTCTGATGATATCAGCGCCGGCCTTGAAGAAGAG CTTGGTGATGACGTAAACAAAGAGATGGACGGTGTAAAATTGCCCAAAAGACCGCCATCTGCATCCGACCAGGCGGAGTTAGATTGCCCCGGGGCCCATCAGCAAGGCACGCAGTTATTTGAGCTATACTTGGCTCTGCAAGAATTCACAAAATTCAGGGAAAATCTCCCTGCGAG TGAAAGAAAATCGTTGGCGGTGTCCCAACATTACGAATGGTTTAAACCAGCCGTGGAAAGATGGTTGCCGATGGCCAAACACAAACTGATGCAAAGGATCAAGAAAGCAGTAGAGTTGGACAAG ATATTCAGAGATAGATCTTCACACATCGAG ATGTCTGAAGTGGAATCGGGGGTGAAACACAGCACATCCGCAGTTGACGTCTCTTGCTGCTTCGGGCAGATCATTGAGTTCTGGAGGCAGCTCTCCTGGCCAGATCTACCCACCGCATATCCATTTATTACAAAGATCACCGAC GATATGTGTGTGGGTGCAACATACTATGCTGACCTTATCCACGGCAAGCTGAAAAACGCTGGATATTACGATGAAGTTGGGCAGTTTGATGTCACTGAACAG AGAAAGCTTGATCTCCAG CTTTGCATAACCATCAACAACATAGAACAAGTGCGCAGGGCCCTGAAACCCTTGCCAGAGGCCCTTCAGTTTGCTGAGGTGTTAAGGGCGATGGAGCGTGTCAAAGGAGAGAAGGCATTCAAACAGGCAAGACAGTCCCTGATGGGTATTATCAGGGGTGCTGATGATGAGATGGTGAAAAAGATCAAACAAGTGGTTGACAGGGTGGCCGATAAG ATGCGGCCAGACCTCAAGAAGGACGTGTTCCACTTATGCTGGGCGCCTGAATCGGTTCCTGCTGAAGAT GCAATTGGTGATCTGATGACCTATCTGGATAGTAATCTCCTTACATTAAATACGAATCTCCTTAGGACCAACTTCGACCGTATATTACACTCAATCTGGGTGGAGTGTCTGGAGGAATTGCGTGACGTCATTACAGCTGACGCTTCAGAAGAAGAT CGAACAAAGCAATTCTACAGACGGATGTATGATTCACTGTCAATTCTTGTTGAATTCTTCCACGCCAACGAGAAAGGTCTGAAGATGTCGATCATAAAGGGACCAGAATATGTG GCGGTTGAGCGACTACTGCGTTTCAATAAAGCAGATACTGGAGAACTCGAATCCATGTATTTCATAGAACATTTACAATTACag AAAGAAACGGAGACAACCAAGTTTGGTACTCTCAGCACACGTGTCTATTACAACTTCGATGCTGAAATTCTGTGTGTTGAAGTACTCAGTGCTAAAGATGTCATTCCATTGGACACGAACG CTGAATGCAACGAGGGCGAGAAAAGAG GCCTGAGTGACCCTTTCGTCATGATCGAGTTGTGTCCCTCCTCAGTGTTTCCTAACCAAACGGTACAGAAGACACGCATCATCAAGAAGACATTACATCCACTTTTCGATGAATCGTTTGAGTT CAATGTAACTGCTGATCAGTGTAAAGAGTCCGGTGCCGTGGTTCTGTTCACTGTCATGGATCATGATATCATGTTCACTAATGACTTCGCCGGCGAGGTTGTTCTCTCTTTGAATAACATTCCAGGTGTCAATGGGGAGGAGGTGACAGGATTCAATGCCCTGAAGTCTACCACGAGTCCTCTGATACAGGTCAAGGAAAAAG GTTTTGGACCTTTAGCTATTCTTGAGCAAAGAGCGACGGATCCAAAGGCACAAGAATTCGTGAAGAAGCGAAGAGCAATTGAAGCCAAAGTTGCAACATAG